The region CCGTGCAGCTCGATCCTTCCAATCCCGCCGTCTACGTCCGCTACGGCGACCTGCTCCTCAACCTGGGCCGCTCCCTGGAGGCCCGCCGCCAATATGAACGGGCGCTGGCCCAGGATGCGGATTCCACTCACGCACTCTACGGACTGGCCCAAACCGACCTCCTCAGCAGCGATCCCCAGGCCGCCCGCAAGCGCCTTGAAAGAGCCCGCCAGATCGCTCCTTTCCACGGCGAAGTGCGCCAGTTGCTCTCGCAAACCTACCGCAGGCTGGGAATGGACGCCGAAGCCGAGAGCGAGTCACAGGCCGCGCTCACCTTCTCCGAGGGCTCAGCCCCGCCAGATCCCGTTTACGCACAGGTCCTTGACCAATCGGCAAGTTCCCAGGCCCTTACCCGACGAGGACTGGAGCGTGCCCGCAAGGGCCAGTTCGCCGAGGCTGAAGAGTTCTTCCGCAGGGTTCTGGCCGACGGAAAAGGGAATGCCCGCGACTACGCCAACCTGGGGGCGGCTCTGGCCGGCCAGAACCGGCTGGACGAGGCCATGATGGCTTACCGCCGGGCCCTTGAGATTGATCCGCTGGAGAGCTTCGCCCACTACAATATGGGCTTGGCCCTCAGCCAGTCCGGACAGCACGAGGCAGCCGCCAAGCACCTTGAAACCGCGTTGGACATCGACCCCACCTATGCAGACGCTTACAATGCCCTGGGATTGAGTCACCTGCAGAGGGGCGACAAGGCCCAAGCCATCAACAGCTTCAGCGAAGCCGTCCGCCTCAATCCCGGATTGCTCCCGGCCCGCAGCAATCTTGCCAAGTCCTTGGCCGATTCGGGACAAGTCGCGCGAGCCATCGAGGAGTGGCAGGCGGTTCTCGAAGTGGATCCCAATCACCTTGAGACGCTTTACAACCTGGCCATCGCCCAATCGATGGTCAGGCGCTACGCAGAGTCCGTCCGCTATTTCCAACGCGGCATAGAGCTGGCCCCCAACAGCTCGCTCTTCGCCCGCGGGCTGGCCTGGCAGTTGGCTACCGCCCCTGCCCCCGACTTGAGAGACGGGCAAAGGGCCGTCCAACTGGCACGGCCTGTCGTGCAGCGTTTTCCTCAGGACCCTCAGGCTCTCGATCTGCTGGCCGCGGCGCTGGCCGAGAGCGGAGACTTCGATCGGGCCGCAGGCTTGGCCCAACGGGCCCTTTTATCGGCACGAAGCCAGGGACAGCACGGCTTAGCAGCTCAAATCGCCACCAGACTTGGGCTCTATCAAGAGAAAAAACCATTCCGCCAGCCGCCCGGCCGGTATTGAGTGGCCCTAAGCTACCAGGGGGCAAGGGCATTGCAGGACCACTAGTATTACTTTCATTTTTGATTCGGGCCCGAAGCGAGTCCCGACAATAATTAGCGCAAATACACTCTCCCTTTAAATTAATTTGTAGAGATCGATTGAGTAGGACTATCCACGCCAACGGGATGTGACTTTAGCCGGATTCGCGGCTTTGCCATCGCGATTTCTGGAAGCGGGAGAACGGCAGGAACCCCCTGGACATCACGCCTCCTGGGTGTTGGTTCCCACGGCGAACCAAGAAAACCCTTGCAATAACCTACAAAGCGGTGCTAACCTTTCGCCGAGGTCGCTAGAGCAAGATCCTTCGACAAAGCCGTCCCACACTGGATGCCGCTGCCCGGCAGTGCGCCATATGGGCTGACTGTATACAGAGTCGGTTTCTCTGGCTCTGAACGCCTCTATCTGCGGGCGATGTTTGCCCGCGAAATGTATAGGTCAAACTTTAAATCAACTTGACAAAGGGAAGGTTCGATGAAAATCACCAAGTACGCAGGTGCGCTGCTCCTGGCAGTGATGCTGGCAGTAAGCTGGAGTGCGGACTTGTCCGCCACCAAGCTGCTGCACATGAACCTGGAGCAGTTATTGCAGAACTCTGACCGGGTCTTTACCGGAACCCTGATCGGCGTCGAAGAGACGACTGTCGAAGCCGGCGGGGGCACCATTCGGGCGCTGGCATACACCTTCAAGGTCGAGCAGGCCTTCAAGGGCCAGTTCGGTACTCAAAAAGGCCTCCAGATCGCTGAAATCAGGACGATCGGCACTTTGAAGCAGCTTGAGAACAGGCGCCCGCCGGTCCCCGGATTTCCGCTCTTTCACAGCGGCCAACGTTATCTCCTGATAGTGAACCCCGACGGCCCGGCAGGTCTGACGTCTACGGCCGGCCTGGGGCAGGGGAGCTTTGAAATCGACGGCCGTGAAGGCCAGGAAGTCGCCAAGAATCTGTTCAACAATGCCGGGCTGTTCCGCGGCATGAACGTCTCCGGCGCTCCCGCCAGCGGCCCCGTGTCATACGTTTTCCTGTCAAACCTGATCAACGAATTGGTCCAAGGAGGCAACTAGAATGAAAGTGAACATCAAGCTACTGACGGCTACGGCTGCGGCGCTGGTGCTGGCTTTCGCATTGCCGGCCTTCGCAGGCGGACCGCTCAACCTCAATCCCAACGACCCCGATAACGTCGAGCGCTGGCCCAACGGCGGCGCCGACATTCCCTACAATCCCGACCAGGGGGGCTTTGCCACTCTCAGCAACGCCCAGTTCGTCCAACTGGTGGTCGATTCCACGCAGGCCTGGGCGGACGTCCCCTCGGCAAGCAACACCTATCAGAACAACGGCCTGATGCCGGTGGATATTGATGCCACCAACTTCTGCAGTCCACCGCCCTTCAACCCCGGGCCGATCAGTTTTCCGGGCTGCCACCTGATCGACAACCTCTTTTTCGGCACCAATGTCTCCGACGGCTTCAGCCCCATTGTCGCCGACGAGGACGGCTCCATCTTCGCCACCCTCGGCTTCGGGCCCGGAGTGTTGGGATTTGCCAGCCCCGACACCCGCGACGCCAACGGCACTCCTATCGAGGCCATCATGTTCCTCAACGGCGGCTCGGTCTCTGGCATCGGATTCCCGCTTGCGGAATTCTTCGGCGTCACCGTGCATGAGTTCGGCCACTACTCCGGACTGGCTCACACGGTCGTCAACGGGCAGAACATCCAGTTCGGCGACCACAGCGGCCCCACGCCCAACAACACCTTCGGCAATTCGCCCGTCAACGTGCAAGAGACCATGTATCCCTTCGCCCTGGTCGGCGGCATGCAGGAAACCCCCCATCAGGACGATATCGGAATCCTTTCCTTTCTCTACCCGGAGCCGGGATTCCTGGCCGGTACTGCGGAGATTTCGGGCACCATCCTTGCGCCCAACGGCACCACGCCTCTGACCGGCGTCAACGTCATCGCCCGCAATCTGGCTGACCCGTTCGTGGACGCGGCTTCCTCGATTTCCGGGGACCGGGGCACGACAGGCGTCTACACCATTAACGGCCTTACGCCCGGCGCTGACTACGCCATCTTTGTCGACCAGATTCTGGCCGGCGGCTTCAGCACGCCTCCTCTGGCGCCCCTGCCCGGGCCTGAAGAGTTTTATAACGGTGCCAGCGAGTCGAATGACCCGTTGATCGACGATCCCGCCCTTTTTGATCCCGTTACTCCGCTTGCCGGCAGCAACGGGGGAATCGACGTCATCTTCAACCAACCTGGGCCCGGCATTCCCTTGCTGGTGGGCGATGACGGTTTCGTCGAACTCTTCCTGCCCTTCAGCTACGAAATCTGCGGGCAGCAGTTCGATTCGGTCTTCGTCAACGCCAACGGCAACCTGACCTTCGGGACCGGAGACAGCGACTTCACCGAGTCGGCGGCCGAGCACCTGGCGGAAGCGCCGCGGATCGCAGGCCTTTGGGACGACTTGAGTCCCTTCAACCTGATCACCGGAGCCCCGCAGGGAACCGTCACATTCGACCAGAGCAATAACAGTTTTTCGGTCCGCTGGGAAGACGTGCCGGAATTCCTGAACACAGGTTCCAACACCTTCGAGATTACGCTCAAGCGCTCCTCCAACCACATCGACATCAAATACGAAGGAATCACGGCCACAGACGGATTGGCCGGTGTGAGCTGCGGCGGCGCCATCACCTCGGGCTTCGAGCTGGCGGAAGATCTGAGCGCACTCGGACCCAGCCGCATCAATCTGCACAACTCGCCGGCCCGTTACCAGGTCTTCGGTGTCGAGGTCAACGACCTGGCCAATTCGACGGTCCGCTTCAACGGCACCACCGATTACAACGACAACTGGGCCGAGCCCAATAACACGCTGGCCACGGCCCGGCAAATCAAGATTCCTTTCGACTCGATCCCCATTACGCGCTTTACCGAGATCGAACCGGCAGGAGGCGATGTCGACTACTACCGCTTTGAAGCTTCTGCAGGGACGACCCTGGTGGCCGAAGTGATTTCCGGCCAGCTCGATTCGCTGCTCGGCATCTTCGACTCGGCAGGAAACCTGCTCGATGTTGACGATGACGGCGGCGTCGGGCTGCTTTCGAGGCTGGTCTTCCCGATTCCGGCCGACGGCGAGTTTACGCTGGCGGTTACCACCTTTGCCGATTTCGATTTCGACGGCGACGGAAACAGCGGCGGCCGCTACGTGCTCAACCTCTTCGTAATTGATGGAATCGTGCTCGATCTGGGCGACGACGACTTTGAGGAAGTCGCGCTTGATTTTTCCTTCCCCTTCCAGGGTGGAAACTTCAACAGCGTCTTCGTCAACTCCAACGGCAGCCTCAGCTTCGGCGCGGGCGACATCGACTTCTCGGAGTCGGTCACGGAGTTCCTCGGCGGGCCGCCGCGCATCGCTCCCCTCTGGGACGATCTGAGCCCCAACAACGGCGGCTTGGTTCTCTTCGAGGGCGACGCCAACTCGGCCAGCGTCACTTTCCAAAACGTTCCCGAGTTCTTCAGCACCGGCGCCAACAACTTCACCGTGACGCTGGATTCCAGCGGCGACATCACCATCGACTATGGATCGGTCACGGCAGTTGACGGCATCGTAGGCGTGACGCCTGGAGGCAACATTCCGGGCGGTCCGGGAGCGGTTGACTTGTCGGCCGCGGGGGGCCTCTCGGCCAGCGGAAGCACCTACGAGCAATTCACCTTCGGCAATCCGTTCGACTTGGCCATGATGTCCATCATCTTCCCGTTCTGACCGGCCCAGTCGAAACCCTTCACCTCCGGGGCGGCGCTGAAAAAGGCGCCGCCCCGTTTCCTTTTCAGAGGGCGTCCCTGGATCTCGACTGAAATCTCGCACAGCGCCAATTCACTCTCCTCATCGAAGGTTTCCAACACTTTTCACCGCAGGCCGTTATATAGTACTCTTGCAACTGCACTAGAATGGCAGCCGAGCTTGCAGGAGCGCTATGCGAGACGAGATCCGGACGGCCTGGAAATGCTAAAGCACATGCTTCGAAGTGAGCGCGGCGTATCGACAAGCGAATACGCGGTCATGTTGGCACTGGTGGCGCTGACACTGGTAGTCTTCGGTTCCGACATCAGCGACGCTGTTATTGGGGCCTTTGATACCCTGGTGGGCCTTCTTGGCTAGCTGAAGTCCGGTCACGGGGCGAGCTGATTGTGCGGCCCGGCTTTTCCCCTATCCTCCTCTCCTCCATAGATGCGGCAACCGGTGGCCTTGATGATCAAGTGGACCTGTTTGCCAGGTTCCAATTCCAGTTCCGATCTAGCTTGAGGAGTGACTTGTATGGCCAAGTCGGGGATGTCGGGTCCTAGTGCCGCCCGCACAAGGTGGAGCCCGACAAGTTCCTGGATCGAGGTGATCCTGGCCGGCAGGATGTTTTGGGCGGAGAGTCCTTGAGGCCGATGGGTGGCGATGAGGATTTCGTGAGCTGGGATTCCCACCATCAGATCCTCTCCCGGGCTGACCGCCGTTCGAGGCGTGGTTAGCCGCAGGGGACCCTCAGGCCCCCCCAGGCCCACCTGGCTTGTTGCCCCCTGGCTATCGAGCAACACACCTGGCAGCAGATTCTCGAAACCGGCTTCTTCGGCCAGGGGAAAGACCCTGGGATCGGTGAGGACCTGACGGGGCGCACCGCGGGCGATCACTTGCCCCGCCTGCAGCACGATGAGTTCGTCGCACAAGGCCTGGATCTCGGCGGGATCGTGCGAGACGAGCAAGGTGGGCGTGCGAAACTCGCGGCGGACGCGGTGCAGGAAGGGCAGCACCCGGCGGCGCAAGGGCAAGTCGAGCGAGGCCAGTGGTTCGTCCATCAGCAAGAGCCGCGGACCCGAGCACAGCGCCCTTCCCAGGGCAACCCGCTTGCGCTCTCCCCCGGAGAGAGTGGTGACCGGGCGCTGCAGCAGGCCTTCCAGCTCGAGCAGGCGGCACACCGAAGAAAAGGTATCTTCCAGATTTCCGCCATTGCGGCGGGCCCGCCCGGCTCCGGCCAGCAGGTTACGGCGCACGTTCTGGTGAGGGAACAGTAGCCCGTCCTGGGGGACGTAGCCGATGTGGCGTTCCTCGGGCCGCAGGAAGGTGCCGGTTGAGGAGTCGAGCCAAACGTCCCCTCCCACCCGGATCCGGCCTCGGGCGCGACGCCTCAAGCCGGCCACCGTCTCCAGCAGGCTGGTCTTGCCGGCCCCCGAGGAGCCGAAAACTCCCATGACCTGCTCTCGGGTTGCGAAGTCCACTTCCAGATCGAAGCGGTCCAGAGGCAGCCGGATGCGGATCTCCAGGGTTTGGGGTTTCCCACTCATCGGGCGCCTCCTGAAGGCGGCTTTGAGGCCCCGGCCAGGCGATCCCGAACCAGATGCTCGGAAATCAGGATAGAGGTCAAGCCCACTGCCAGCGAGACGGCCAGCAAGAAGTATGCTTCGCGGTCGGCTCCCACCTGCTGCGCGGAAAAAATGGCCGAAGCCAGGGTCTGAGTACGCCCGGGAATGTTTCCAGCGATGGTCACGGTGGCGCCGAATTCGCCGATGGCGCGGGTGAATCCCAGGATGGCCGCGGCCAACAGGCCCTTGAAAGAGAGCGGCAGCGTGTAGCTTACGAAAGTGGCCAGCCGTCCATGTCCCAGCGTGCGGGCCATCATCTCCAGGCGCGGGTCGACGCCCTCGAAAGTCACCCGTGCAGTGCGCACGACCAAGGGCATTGCCATTACTCCCGAAGCCACAACAGCCCCTTTCCAGGTGAGCAAAATACCCGGGTCGAATCCCAAGGAGTCCCTGCCCAGGATGCCGTCTTCCGAGAAGGCCTCCAGCAGCAGGTAGCCAACAGCCGTTGGAGGGAGCACCAAGGGCAGCCCCACCAGACCCGATAGCAGGCCCTTGCCGCGAAACTCGAAGCGGGCCAGGAGGTAGGCCAGGGGGACGCCGGGGAGCAGCACCAACAGGGTAGCCAAGGAAGCCACCTGCAGGGAAAGCAGCAGCGCGGTCAATGCACTATCATCCATGTTCTCATCTCCCAGCGCGCGCTATGTTTCATCGAAGCGCCGCCTTTATTACTCCGCCACCCCGAACCCAAAGCCCATCTCCTCCAATACCCTTCTGGCTTCGGGTCCCGAGAGAAATTCCAAGAACCGCCGTCCCTGGGCGGGATTGGGACCGCCCTTCACCAGAGCGGCCGAGTAGCGGATGTCGGGCCCTTTCGCCCGCGGCACCTCATAAAGCACCCTTACCTTCTGGGAAGAAGCGGCGTCGGTGGCGTAGACGATGCCCAGGATCCGGGGATCCGCCTCCACAAGGGCCAGCGCCGCGCGGACATCGGGCGCCGGGGCCACCCGCTCCTGCAGGCGCTTCCACAGGCGCCCGTCGGGCTCGATCGACTGCAGGTATTGGCGTGCATAGCGTCCCGCGGGAACGGCCTCGGGATCGGCCAGCGAGAGGTAGCGGAAATCGAGATCCGCCAATCGGGCCGCCTCCTGCAACTGAAATGGGCTGTTTCGGTGGGCGACGATGACCAGCCGGTTGGAAGCGAAGGTGCGCCGCGTCTCCGCAACGATGCGTCCTCTCTCTTGCAGGAAGTCCACCCATTGTTCGTTGGCTGACAGATAGACGTCTGCCGCCGGCGTCGCATCGATCTGCCGAGCCAGCACATTGGACCCGGCGAAGTTGAATACCGTCCCAGTGCCGCTGCTGCGCTGAAAAGGCTCCGACAGGCTGTGCATGACGTCGCGCAGGCTGGCGGCGGCGTACACGACGACGACTTCGTCTTCTTGCCCGCTTCCAGTGCAGCCTGCAAACGGGGCCGAGGAGAGGGAGAGCAGGAGGAGCCAGGCCCGGCTCTTGGTTAGGCCAGATCGCATCCTCGTCATTATAGGCTTGGCGAAAGCCGAGCAAAGCAGTCCAAAAACGACGATGTTCATGGGAAGATCATCTCACTAATCTGCCTGGGGCACCCGCAAAGCCTCGGTGTCGGAAGGGCTGACGGGACTTTGGGTGATGAGCTGTGGCCACCGCCGGCAGCACGAATCCCAGGATTTGAGGCGGGGTCAGGCGTTCTCCCGAAGCGCGAAACCAGGGCAACGCAGACGACGCCGAAAGCCAGATGAAATGTCGCCATCTGGGCGCCGCTGTAGACGTCGTAGCTGTAGCGGGTGGCGGCCACGTTGAGGACGTACTCCGGCAGCGCCAGCAGCCGGCTGGATGCCAGGGCGGCCCAGAAGCTGACGCTGTCTCGAGAGCGCAGATGGCCGCGCCACAGAGAGCGGAGGGCCCCACGGACGTCCTGCAGGCCGTCGAAGACAACCAGTGACGAGCGCCGTTTCTCGGCAATCTGATAACCTCTAGGAGATCAACCGAATCCCTGAAGGATTCTCAGAACTGGAGAGAAGAAGTCATGAAGAACTGGAAACTTTGTCTCGTGTTGGCGGCAGTCGCGGTGCTGGCCGGGGCATGCGCCTCGGTATCCGCCGACGCCAAGGAATATAAGGTCGAAATCGGCGAATCGGCTTCCATGGCCAAGGTCGCTGAAGAGCATGACGTCACAGAAGAAGCGCTCAAAGAAGGACGCAGCGAGTACTCGGTCAAAGCTGCCGACGGCATGTCTTACAAGTTCATGCTCAGCGAAAAGCAGATCAAAGACTTGATGGACGGCAGCACGGTGGTGGTCGATACCGCTGAAGGCGGAATGAAGGTCAAGATCGGCCCCAAGAAGTCGAAGCCCAAGAAATCTGGCTGGTAAGCTAGACGCGAGATGGGCCTGATTCTTCTTCTCGTGATGCTGCTTCTCTTGCCGGGTTGCGCCGGCGATTCGCAGCAAGGCGAACCCAGTTTGCAGGAATTGCTGCGCCAGGAGGAAGAACTGCTGGCCCGGCAGTCAGAGACCCTGTCGGCGGTTCAGGCTTTCGGGACGGATCCCTACCGCATCGACTACCTGCCCGGCTTGGACCGCTATCTCGTACTCTTGCGCAATGCCTCTCAAGTCCTGCTCTGCACTCCCGATTTACGGGTGCTGGACCGCCGTCCGGCTCCGCGTTCGCCCACGGCTTGGGATCGACAGGGTGAAGAGCGCCTTTTCCTTGGCGGCGAGCTCTCCTCCAGCCTGTCCGTCTATCGAATCCGCTCCGACCGGCTTCTGCCCCTCGAGTCGATACCTCTGCGCTACTCCGTCTCCGTCAGGGATCTGACTTACCTGCAGCATCCCCGCCCCGCCCTCTTTCTGCTGGACGGATTCGACCGTCAGCTCGTGCGCCTCGACCTGGAGCAGGGATCGCAGCAGTTCTTCCCGTTGGGTGCGGGACCCGCTTCCATTCTCAGCCTGGGCGGACACCTGGTCATCAACCTGCTCTATCAGCACGCGATCCTGATAGTGCCGTTGTCGGCTGGCATTCCTGACATGCCGTCGGCCACGCGGCTAGCCATCCAGGGTCCCTTTTGGAGCGTGGACGCGGTGCTTCGCGACGACCGCCTGCTGGTTGCCGCGGGAGGCGTCGAAGACCGTCCCCTCGACCGGAGCCAAGGCGAATTCGGAAACCTCGATTCCTTTCTCTATCTCTTCGAGCTGACCCGCAGTGAGGGCGTTTTTCGTCCCTCGGGCGAGGACGGGCGGGTGGCCTATCTCAACCTTTCGGAGTTGGGAGTGGTGACGCCTAAGGCCCTCTCTTTCCACCGGGACGCCGAGGGGTTGGAATTGTGGGTGGCCGGATCGGGGTCGGGGCGAGTGACGGCCTTTCAAGTGGACGGATTTGACCTTCGCCTCATGCAGAGCTTTGAAGCAGGCCCTGGAGCCAGCGAACTGACCCTGCATATGCGGCAGAGCCGAAAGCGGCTGGCGCTGGCCAATCCACTGCTCGACCGCATCGACCTGTTCGATGCCGGCCTCGGCGTCCCCAGCCGGGTGGGGCGCCCGCTGGACCTGCTGGGCCCGCGGATTGCCTCCGATTCCAGCCGCTTGGGCGAGATCCTCTTCTTCTCTACTTTGATGTCGCCTGGGAACAGGTCCGAGGGCTCGCTCTCGCGGTTGACCTGCGAAGCCTGCCATTTCGAAGGCGGGCTGGACGGGAGGGTGCACTTCACGGGACGGGATGACATCCACCTGGCCACCAAGCCCCTGCGGGGGCTGGCCGATAACGTTCCGCTCTTCAGCCGGGGCGGCGACGCCACCCTGTCTTCAATGGTCATGGCCGAGTTTCGGGTCATCAATCAGGGCCGCAAAGACATCTTCGAATTGCGGCCCTCGCACTTTCCCTGGATGAGGGATCCAGATGCCGGGGCGGAGGTGTTGACTCCCGCCCAACTGCGCAAGGCCTTTCTGTCCTTCTTCGTCGATTTCCGCCACCGGCCTAATCCATGGAGCGTGCGGCAAAAGGAACTCGACCCCCTGGCCCGCGTCGGACTGGAGGTTTTCAGGCGGCGCTGCGAGGATTGTCATCAGGCCATCGACGCCACCCGCCAGGGGCAGGGAATCCCGCCTCAGGAGTGGCCCGGCTGGCTGCTCAGCGAAGACCGTGACCCGATCTGGGGCGCTCCTTTCTACAGCAAGACGGGGATTCGGCCTTATGTCGACCAGGCCGGGACGCGGGTTCCCAGTTTGCGGCGGGTCTGGCTGAAGTATCCTTATTTCACCGACGGCTCATCGACGACGATCGGGAATGTGCTTGGACGGTTCCGTTACAGGGGCAGTACGGTTTGGCATCACTATAATGCGGAGCTTGAGCCGGGGCCTGCTCCTGAGGCATTGACCCCGGAAGAGGTGGAGGCCCTGGAGGCTTTGCTGCGCTACTTTTGAGTGCTGCCGCGGGGCGTTGTGCCCATCGCGAAGCCCTGCGCCCCACTCCCGGAGGGCCGAAATCTCGGCCTCTTCCAATACCGGAAAGGCCTCACAGCGGGGAGTGTTCATGAGGCCGCCCTGCGGCGGGCGAAGCGGGCCCGTGCCTTGGCCGCCTCTTCCTCGCGGTTGAGGGAAGGAGCGCTTGTGACCAGCTCCTGCAAGAGCTCAGCCGTCACTGAAGCCACCTGCTCGACCGCTCGCTGAAAGACTTCGTTATTGGCCTGCGAGGGTTTGTTCATGCCGCTCACCTTGCGCACGTATTGCAGCGCCGAGGCATGGATCTCCTCGTGGGTGGCCGGAGGTTCGAAGTTGAAGAGCTTCTTGATGTTTCGGCACATTGGAAGATTGTAGCCCAAGTCGTTTCCTGGCGGAGCGGCGCATTGTCTCCAGGCTGCTCAGGGGTTAAACTAGTGGCATTTGGAGAAGTTATGATGAGAAAGGTTCTCTTCTTGTTCTTGTTGGCCGGCGGGGCGATGCTGGCCGGAATCGCCGTCATCAACTTGACGGGCGTCTGGTCGCTGACCTACCAGGGACTGCTGAGCGGCGAGGAGATACCCTGCGTCTACCAGGGCACCATTACCGTGCTCCCGGGTAGCGGAGGAGGAAACTCGACTGCCAATCTGCAATCGGGTCCCGATGCCTGCCCCGATCAGATGATGGCCGACATCACCAGTCTGGTCGTCGATGGTTTTTCCGTATCCGGCACGTTGGACGGGGGCCAGGAGTTCGGCATGCTGGAGTTTCAGGGCCAAGTCGACATGGGGATTCCGGTGGAAGCCGAGGCTGGAGTCAAGCCCAGGACTGCCGCGGCCAACGGCCTGTCCGTGCAGGGCGGCTATGTAGTCATGGCCGGTCCCTTTTCCGACACCGAAGGCTCGTTCCAGGCCCAGCGCG is a window of Acidobacteriota bacterium DNA encoding:
- a CDS encoding tetratricopeptide repeat protein, with protein sequence MAAGEPERTLFFLLRTLLPVLTAAALAACSGSDSPLQLPEADLEGAGAAVVELIEQRRQTVAASPSAESWGRLGMAYQAHEFNGAAAECYGQAARMAQDQYRWPYLQGMALTNSDPEQAAVLFERAVQLDPSNPAVYVRYGDLLLNLGRSLEARRQYERALAQDADSTHALYGLAQTDLLSSDPQAARKRLERARQIAPFHGEVRQLLSQTYRRLGMDAEAESESQAALTFSEGSAPPDPVYAQVLDQSASSQALTRRGLERARKGQFAEAEEFFRRVLADGKGNARDYANLGAALAGQNRLDEAMMAYRRALEIDPLESFAHYNMGLALSQSGQHEAAAKHLETALDIDPTYADAYNALGLSHLQRGDKAQAINSFSEAVRLNPGLLPARSNLAKSLADSGQVARAIEEWQAVLEVDPNHLETLYNLAIAQSMVRRYAESVRYFQRGIELAPNSSLFARGLAWQLATAPAPDLRDGQRAVQLARPVVQRFPQDPQALDLLAAALAESGDFDRAAGLAQRALLSARSQGQHGLAAQIATRLGLYQEKKPFRQPPGRY
- a CDS encoding pre-peptidase C-terminal domain-containing protein, whose protein sequence is MKVNIKLLTATAAALVLAFALPAFAGGPLNLNPNDPDNVERWPNGGADIPYNPDQGGFATLSNAQFVQLVVDSTQAWADVPSASNTYQNNGLMPVDIDATNFCSPPPFNPGPISFPGCHLIDNLFFGTNVSDGFSPIVADEDGSIFATLGFGPGVLGFASPDTRDANGTPIEAIMFLNGGSVSGIGFPLAEFFGVTVHEFGHYSGLAHTVVNGQNIQFGDHSGPTPNNTFGNSPVNVQETMYPFALVGGMQETPHQDDIGILSFLYPEPGFLAGTAEISGTILAPNGTTPLTGVNVIARNLADPFVDAASSISGDRGTTGVYTINGLTPGADYAIFVDQILAGGFSTPPLAPLPGPEEFYNGASESNDPLIDDPALFDPVTPLAGSNGGIDVIFNQPGPGIPLLVGDDGFVELFLPFSYEICGQQFDSVFVNANGNLTFGTGDSDFTESAAEHLAEAPRIAGLWDDLSPFNLITGAPQGTVTFDQSNNSFSVRWEDVPEFLNTGSNTFEITLKRSSNHIDIKYEGITATDGLAGVSCGGAITSGFELAEDLSALGPSRINLHNSPARYQVFGVEVNDLANSTVRFNGTTDYNDNWAEPNNTLATARQIKIPFDSIPITRFTEIEPAGGDVDYYRFEASAGTTLVAEVISGQLDSLLGIFDSAGNLLDVDDDGGVGLLSRLVFPIPADGEFTLAVTTFADFDFDGDGNSGGRYVLNLFVIDGIVLDLGDDDFEEVALDFSFPFQGGNFNSVFVNSNGSLSFGAGDIDFSESVTEFLGGPPRIAPLWDDLSPNNGGLVLFEGDANSASVTFQNVPEFFSTGANNFTVTLDSSGDITIDYGSVTAVDGIVGVTPGGNIPGGPGAVDLSAAGGLSASGSTYEQFTFGNPFDLAMMSIIFPF
- a CDS encoding Flp family type IVb pilin, whose amino-acid sequence is MQERYARRDPDGLEMLKHMLRSERGVSTSEYAVMLALVALTLVVFGSDISDAVIGAFDTLVGLLG
- the modC gene encoding molybdenum ABC transporter ATP-binding protein codes for the protein MSGKPQTLEIRIRLPLDRFDLEVDFATREQVMGVFGSSGAGKTSLLETVAGLRRRARGRIRVGGDVWLDSSTGTFLRPEERHIGYVPQDGLLFPHQNVRRNLLAGAGRARRNGGNLEDTFSSVCRLLELEGLLQRPVTTLSGGERKRVALGRALCSGPRLLLMDEPLASLDLPLRRRVLPFLHRVRREFRTPTLLVSHDPAEIQALCDELIVLQAGQVIARGAPRQVLTDPRVFPLAEEAGFENLLPGVLLDSQGATSQVGLGGPEGPLRLTTPRTAVSPGEDLMVGIPAHEILIATHRPQGLSAQNILPARITSIQELVGLHLVRAALGPDIPDLAIQVTPQARSELELEPGKQVHLIIKATGCRIYGGEEDRGKAGPHNQLAP
- the modB gene encoding molybdate ABC transporter permease subunit; this translates as MDDSALTALLLSLQVASLATLLVLLPGVPLAYLLARFEFRGKGLLSGLVGLPLVLPPTAVGYLLLEAFSEDGILGRDSLGFDPGILLTWKGAVVASGVMAMPLVVRTARVTFEGVDPRLEMMARTLGHGRLATFVSYTLPLSFKGLLAAAILGFTRAIGEFGATVTIAGNIPGRTQTLASAIFSAQQVGADREAYFLLAVSLAVGLTSILISEHLVRDRLAGASKPPSGGAR
- the modA gene encoding molybdate ABC transporter substrate-binding protein; translation: MRSGLTKSRAWLLLLSLSSAPFAGCTGSGQEDEVVVVYAAASLRDVMHSLSEPFQRSSGTGTVFNFAGSNVLARQIDATPAADVYLSANEQWVDFLQERGRIVAETRRTFASNRLVIVAHRNSPFQLQEAARLADLDFRYLSLADPEAVPAGRYARQYLQSIEPDGRLWKRLQERVAPAPDVRAALALVEADPRILGIVYATDAASSQKVRVLYEVPRAKGPDIRYSAALVKGGPNPAQGRRFLEFLSGPEARRVLEEMGFGFGVAE
- a CDS encoding DUF2277 domain-containing protein, which produces MCRNIKKLFNFEPPATHEEIHASALQYVRKVSGMNKPSQANNEVFQRAVEQVASVTAELLQELVTSAPSLNREEEAAKARARFARRRAAS